Genomic segment of Thiobacillus sp.:
GTGGAGGCCCTGGCCCGGGCCGCCTCTCCGGAGGCCCTCCACGCCGCCACCTGCGTGCCGGACCCGGGACGGGGCGAGTCCATCATCCTGTTCACCACGGACGGCAACCTGGCGCGGGAACCCCTGGCCCAGGCCGCCAAGGCCCATGGCCTGCCGGAAATCGCCCTGCCCCGACGCATCCGCGTGGTGGACGCCCTCCCCGTGCTGGGCACCGGCAAGGTGGATTACGTGGGGCTGAAGGCCATGGCCGAGGAAGCGGCATGACGCATGGCGCCTGGACCCTTGAAAGCGTCGGACGCGGCTAAATATAAGAAATCGTTGATATAATTCGCGCAATTTCGCCTTTGGAGGTCACCATGCCCATCTACGCCTACAAGTGCTCCGACTGTGGTTTCGAACAGGACGTCATGCAGAAGGTCAGCGACACTCCCCTCACCATGTGCCCCCAGTGCGGCAAGGCCAGCTTCAGCAAGCAGATCACCGCAGCCGGCTTCCAGCTGAAGGGCAACGGCTACTACGCCACCGACTTCAAGAACGGTTCCAAGCCCGCCGACAAGCCCTCCCCGGCCTGCGGCACCGGAGCCTGCCCCGCTTGTACCAGCTGACGCGCCTCCAACCCGCTCATCGGGCAAACGCATCCGGCGTTTGCCCGATTTGTTTATAAGCCGCCATGGCCGCGCTCAAACGCTACTTCCTCACGGGCCTT
This window contains:
- a CDS encoding zinc ribbon domain-containing protein, coding for MPIYAYKCSDCGFEQDVMQKVSDTPLTMCPQCGKASFSKQITAAGFQLKGNGYYATDFKNGSKPADKPSPACGTGACPACTS